The following proteins are encoded in a genomic region of Deinococcus betulae:
- the allE gene encoding (S)-ureidoglycine aminohydrolase, giving the protein MKHLGVTRSALQPSHAVLTPETFVRTALAEWPGSAVVLHIAPVIGLGARFVQFTAEMPAGATAQASAHGHQRFAFVLSGTVDATVDGETRTLHEADYLFVPAGTPHTLTALEAARVAVYEKPYETAASPPGPGVCWGNERDTPGTPFEGDERLLARKLLPDDPRFDFMVSTMSFAPGATLPYTEIHYMEHGLLMLAGEGLYKLQDTYYPVVTGDVIWMGAHCPQWYGALGRDWTKYLLYKDMNRHPLSPVPR; this is encoded by the coding sequence ATGAAGCACCTGGGCGTCACCCGTTCCGCTTTGCAGCCCTCTCACGCGGTCCTGACCCCCGAGACCTTTGTGCGCACCGCCCTGGCTGAGTGGCCCGGCAGCGCGGTGGTGCTGCACATCGCGCCGGTCATAGGCCTGGGGGCACGCTTCGTGCAGTTCACGGCCGAGATGCCAGCCGGGGCGACCGCACAGGCATCGGCACACGGCCATCAGCGCTTTGCCTTTGTCCTGAGTGGGACGGTGGACGCGACAGTGGACGGCGAAACCCGGACCCTGCACGAAGCTGACTATCTGTTTGTACCGGCGGGCACCCCTCATACCCTGACAGCCCTGGAGGCGGCCCGCGTGGCCGTCTATGAAAAACCGTATGAGACGGCGGCCAGTCCCCCTGGGCCTGGGGTCTGCTGGGGCAACGAGCGCGATACTCCCGGCACGCCCTTTGAAGGCGACGAGCGCCTGCTGGCCCGCAAACTGCTGCCGGACGACCCGCGCTTTGACTTCATGGTCAGCACCATGAGCTTTGCGCCCGGCGCCACGCTGCCTTACACCGAGATTCATTACATGGAACACGGCCTGCTGATGCTGGCTGGTGAAGGCCTGTATAAGTTGCAAGACACCTACTACCCCGTGGTCACGGGTGACGTGATCTGGATGGGCGCCCACTGCCCGCAGTGGTACGGGGCGCTGGGCCGCGACTGGACCAAATACCTGCTGTACAAGGACATGAACCGCCATCCACTGAGCCCAGTGCCGAGATAG